One genomic segment of uncultured Desulfobacter sp. includes these proteins:
- the flgN gene encoding flagellar export chaperone FlgN has protein sequence MEKAADSIQTLLKEKLACYQQLHLVLKAEKKAIGTIDLGMIWETTRAKKDIINKIEGLRKNILVACQNHFPDMNKKTDPFSLGSLVHALPLPSKRKNDIRQLKRTIDKEKDIVAHFIKYNQIQVKKHMSVVDNIMDLFGNNASQARYTGKGTVTQGRKNNCLFMSQV, from the coding sequence TTACCAGCAACTGCACCTGGTATTGAAGGCTGAAAAAAAGGCAATCGGAACCATTGACCTTGGCATGATCTGGGAAACAACCAGAGCTAAAAAAGATATTATCAATAAAATCGAAGGATTGCGAAAGAATATTCTTGTTGCCTGCCAAAATCATTTTCCCGATATGAACAAAAAAACAGACCCTTTTTCTTTAGGCTCACTGGTGCATGCCCTGCCGCTGCCCAGTAAGCGCAAAAACGATATAAGACAACTCAAGCGCACCATTGATAAAGAAAAAGACATCGTAGCCCATTTTATAAAATATAATCAGATTCAGGTTAAAAAGCACATGTCTGTTGTCGATAATATCATGGATTTGTTCGGCAATAACGCGTCCCAGGCCCGGTACACGGGCAAAGGGACGGTGACCCAGGGAAGAAAAAACAACTGCTTGTTCATGTCCCAAGTGTAG